The sequence AAGGGAGCTTGTTCAGGTTTTTGAAGAACATTTGAAGGGCAAAAATCCTGATGTAATCCGGCACTGGTACAATGGATATTCGTGGCTGGGTGATAAGGTTTATAATCCCTTCAGTATCTTGAATTATTTCCGGGAAGGGCTTTTCAGGAATTACTGGTTTGAAAGCGGTACGCCGACCTTTCTCATCGAGCTTTTGAGAAAAAAGAATTATGCCATATCGAATATGGAACGAATTGAGGCTTCCGAAGCGTTGATAGGGGCCTTTGATGTGGATTATATAGAACCGGAAACCCTCCTGTTTCAAACGGGATATCTGACCATCTCCAGTTCTGAGATGATGGGTGCCAAGGTTTTTTACAGGCTGAGTTATCCGAACATGGAAGTGAAAGCCAGTCTGTCGGATTATATTCTTAAGCATTATCTGCCCGATTCTCCATCAAGGGAGCGGGGGCAGCAGGGTATTTTCCGGGCACTTAAGGACAGGAACCCGGATGCGTTAAAAGGGGTGCTGCACAGTCTTTTTGCAGGAATACCCCATGACTGGTACCGGAAAAACAGGATGGCTGACTATGAGGGCTATTATGCTTCTGTCTTTTACTGCTGTTTTGTGGCCCTTGGGCTGGATGTAAAGGCAGAAGATGTGAGCAACCACGGTAATATGGATATGAGCCCAATGGCACTGAATTTAGCATAATATGATAAATTTCCAATAAAAAAAGACTGGTTCTGTGATATGTTGTTAATAGCGACAAAAACAATTAATCACAGGAGCCAGCCTTTGCTAAATTATACACGCACCCCAAGAGATCAGCAACAAAAGTTTTTTGAAAAAGCATGTAAAAATTTTCCTCACACGGCTTTCTATGACTGTATGATGCAAGGTTTAATAACAAAAATAATGGATGAATTTTTACCCCCTTATCGGAAAAGAATTTATACGCCACTGAAAACATTGTCATTGTTTATCGAGCAGGTTTTAAAAGATAATGGTTCATGCCAGAAGAGTGTCAATCAAATAGCTATAAAAACAGTGGTGGATAATCCTGATAGTATTTTCAGTACAAATACAGGAGGATATTGCAAAGCCAGACAACGTCTTCCCCTTGATTTAATGAGGACACTTACATACATAATCAGTGATTTTATCGAAGAAGAAGTTCCTGAACAATGGCTTTGGAACGGTCGTTGTGTAAAAGCTGTGGATGGTACAACGGCACAATGCCCAGACACAAAAGAAAATCAAGCTGAATACCCGCAGCCAAGCAGCCAAAAAGAAGGGCTGGGTTTTCCACAATGTCGTATTGTCGGTATYACAAGCCTTTCCACCGGTGCCATGCAAGATGCRTGTATCGGGCCAATAAAAGGTAAAGGCAGCGACGAACAGTCGATGCTAAGATCTTTATATGACAACAATATTAATCCYGGCGACATTTTGATTGGTGACGCATATTTTTCATCTTATTTTTGTRTTGCCGATATAAAATTGCGTGGTTCAGATATTCTTATGGARCAGTATGGCGCAAGAAAACAGAGTACGGATTTCAGGATTGGCAAAAAAAATGGGAACCGGGATCATATAATCATTCTTAAAAAACCCAGAAAACCTGACTGGATGACACAGGAACACTATGATACTGCACCGGAATCTTTAACTATACGGGAGTTTAAATSCGGTGGAAAAATATTGGTCACAACACTACTGTGCTCCAATAAGTACCCAAAGGAAGAACTGTCAAAATTGTATAGATCAAGGTGGCATATCGAACTTGATATACGTGCAATAAAAACGATTATGGGCATGGATGAATTCAGGTGTAAAAGCCCTGAAATGATTAAAAAAGAATTTTGGGTGTACATGCTGGCATATAATTTTATAAGGCTTGTGATGGCACAGGCAGCACATAGTAGTGGTACCCAACCTCGTAAGCTAAGTTTCAAGCACACAGTCGAACTTTGGCTTAATGCCATGGAGTCGATTCATTTATGGAGTAAAGAGCAGCTTTTTGCATTTTTTAAGCTGATAGCACAACAGCGTGTAGGTAACAGGCCCGGCCGAATAGAACCTCGTGAACGTAAAAAAAGGCCTAAAAAATTTCCAAGGCTCAATAAACCAAGAGATGAAAAAAGACTTGAAATTATGAAAAATTGGGACGTTAAATGTTAAATTCAGTGCCATTGGGATATGAGCCTATTTTTTGAAGGATGGGTGTATATCTTTGAATTCAAAATGCTGGATAAAAAGCTCTCTCCCGGAAATGCCCTTGCTCAGATAAAGGCCAAGGGTTATGGGGAAAAGTATATGGAAGAAGCTGAAATGCTTTGTTTTGTGGGAGTGGAGTTTTGCAAAAAAGATCGAAATATAAAAAGCTTTCTCTGGGAACTGCAGGAAAAGAATACGGATTGAGACTATCGTTCATTGGTCAGAGAATGGATTGTCTTAGGAATTCGCCTGTCCACGGGTGAAGTCAGGGGCTTTACGGCGACATTCGGTAAAAAAGGGGATGGGATAATGAAAAAGCTGGAAGACGCAGACAGGCTTTATGTGATGGAATTTCAGGGAGAGTGGCATCTTTTCACACAATGCGGAGATGACAAGTCTGACGTTGATATTGTCCGAGCCTTTAAATCCCTTGACGATTTGGCCAAGTATGTCAAAGAAGAAATTGGTACATGGCCACAATTTGAAATGGCCCTTTAAAGCCGGAAATTTCGGAAATCGTACCCCAGTGTTTTAATGCGTTACGGGTTTCGGAACAGGGGACGGATGACAGTAAATATATTAGGTGTCGTCTGGGTATAAGGACAAAAGGAGATAGTTTTTTTGAGTGAATATCAGTATTACGAATTTCTTTCCATGGATCAGCCCCTCACTTTCCGTCAAATGGAAGAACTGCGGCAAATTTCTACCCGTGCCCAAATTACCTCTGTGAGCTTTGTCAATGAATACAACTGGAGTGATCTGAAGGCTGATCCAAAAAAGCTGATGAAAAATTATTTTGATGCCCATGTGTATTTTGCCAACTGGGGAACGGTTTTTTTTATGCTTAAGCTTCCCATCGAAAGCATCAAAGCTGAAGACCTTGAGCCCTTTGCCGTCCATGACTGTCTTGAGGTGGAAAAATTTCAAAAACACTGGCTGATTACATGGTCCTTTTCTGACGATGAAAATTTTGAATATTCAGATCATATTTTAGAAGAAAACTGGATGGCACTGCTGGCTCCCATTCGCGAGGAACTATTACGCGGAGATCTGCGTTCCCTTTATCTCGGATGGCTGCGGGGCATATATCTGGAGGATTCAGAGGATGGGGAAACGGAACCCATGGCTTTGCGGGGTCTGGGGCAACTGACTTCGGCGCAGCAGGCACTTGGTAATTTTCTGGGGCTGGACGATGATCTTGTTACAGCAGCAGGCATGGGTCTTCCGCCCCTGGAAAAGGCAGATGGCGACGAAGCTTCTCTTCAAAACTGGGTAGAAACCTTATCTGAAAAGCAAATGCGGAAGCATATCATTCTCATGGTTGGTGGACAGAGTGCAAAAGCGGAAAGGATGTTGCAACAGGCCTACAGAAGCTGGCTGGTACAATCCCGACCCAAAGAAGATGCCTTGCGTCCCCGTCCCCTTACGGCAATTTTAAATCAGCTCGAAGAAGTAAAACAGACTCGATTGAAAAAAGAGTCTGAAATAAAAAGGGAAAAAATTGCTGACGAAAAGAAAAAAAGGGATACCTTCCTTGAAAAAGTTGCTGGGGATTTTTCTAAAGTCTGGGATTCTGCCCATAAAGAAGCGAAAAAAGGATACGCCAGTGCCTATGATCAGGCCTGTCAGCACCTCTGTAATCTGAAGGATGCCTATGCCCGCCAGAATAAATCGGGAGAATTTGAAAAAAAGCTGGAGTTCTTCCGTAAAGAGCATTGCAGACGAAGGGCTCTTATGGAAAGACTGATCCGGGAAAGAATAATTTCTCCCTGAAAGAGCCGTTCCCATAATAATTCTCAGACCAGCAGGAAGAAGATTTTTTCTACCCAAACGAATCTTAAATTATTAGGAGTTACGCAGTTGCCTCAAAAGTCCAAGCTGGGTGCTCCATATATTTCCTGACAGCATCCCTGATAATTCTGTATTTGAGTTCAAAACAGCTGAGGCCTGTCTTGAAACTGAAGACCGAAAAACGCAAGAATGTCCTTATTGCAAGTCCGATATGATTTCTTTGAGCTTTGGCAGCTCTTACATCCTGAAATCCCGCTCTTTTTTATACCTACGCAGGTTCTTTAACTCCAAAGGCTTTAAAGATAGTCATTTGAAGTCTGGATAATGGAAAAAGGATTTTGGTTCCCTTGATTTCCTGTCTGCGCAACTTGGATAAAGTCAGAAGCAATTCCTTCATTGTCATTTTGCAATACAGTTTTTCCTGAAGCATCGTGTAGTGGATCTTTGACAACAATATGAGTGCCAGGAAACCTACGAAGGTTTTATTCCTGGCATTGTGATTGCTGTGAACCCTTAGTCTGCCAAGATCAAGGTTGTTTTTCATTCGGTCAAAGCCTTTTTCAACGACATCCTTATCCCGGTAAATCCTGAGGGCTTCTGTCGCTTCTGAGACATCGTTACTGATGAGCACCATCCAGCCAGCATAGCCGAGGGCTTTTTCGACAGCATCCTCTCTTATGGAGACTGTGTAACCACTGCTCTGTTTTGTGGAACGGCGGATAATCAGATATTTTCTGTATTGAGCATCCCCGGAAGCCATTACCGGATTCTCCTTTGCAAAATCCCTGAGTCTTGCAGTATAAGAATAAAGATCTTCCCGGATTTTGGCTCCTTTCAGGGCATTATAATAAACATGGACATAAATCCGATGCTCCGGATTCCATGCCTGCTCTTTGGTCACTGCCCTTATGGAATCTGAACCTATGACAATTGTGTTTGTGACCCGGTCAATGTCTTTGCGTTCGCTATCCACACTTTTTTTAGCAATTCCGGTAGTAAAAGGGACTGCTATCAGCCAACGCAAATCGGCTTGTTCCAGCATACTGTTTACATTCTGTATACTGTAAAAGCCTTTGTCCATTACTAAGCGCAGGGGGCGGTTCTGGGTAAAAATCGCCAACTTGGAAAGAGTTGTCTTCAGAGTACTCACATCCTTCAGGCTGCCGCTATAGAATTCCTGGTAAATGGGAAGGTGTGAATTTTCACCCATCAGCAGGCAGAGGTTCACCTGAGGTAATGACTCATGATCGCGATTATAGCCCCACTCCACATCATCAATAAGGTTTGAGTATGATGAGATGGAAGTAATATCCAGGGCCAGATACTCTTTTTCTGACCGCAATTTGCACCATAACTGATAAAATTGATTCTGCTGATCCGCTGAGATCACTCCCATAAGTTCACTTATCCGCTGAGAAGACATGCTGCCCACAGGCAGGCATTCTGTATTCTGAACCCATTGCTCACAGTAGAGAAAAGGATCTCCTGATGTCACAAGATAACATGCCAACACAAACAGCTCCTGCCAATGTTCAGCATTGCTTTTCTGAAGCGCTTCCAGAAGCCCGATTTTATCTGCTATCTGATGAAGAAGATAAAAAGCGCCATACTCCCGGACTGTGGACTGACGAATGTCTTC is a genomic window of Desulfobotulus mexicanus containing:
- a CDS encoding ATP-binding protein — translated: MKKLPIGISTFREIIEDGHAYADKTMFVHSLADTGKYYFLSRPRRFGKSLMVDTLKEAFEGNRRLFKGLWLEEHWDWDNAYPVIRFSFGQGVLENRADLDEKIREILHYYEQKFGVVSDYESISGRFAQLLDFAVQKYKKRVVVLVDEYDKPILDNIHHPERAGEIRDGLKNFYSVIKDSDAHLQFVFITGVSKFSKVSLFSGLNNLVDITLSPMFASICGITERELVQVFEEHLKGKNPDVIRHWYNGYSWLGDKVYNPFSILNYFREGLFRNYWFESGTPTFLIELLRKKNYAISNMERIEASEALIGAFDVDYIEPETLLFQTGYLTISSSEMMGAKVFYRLSYPNMEVKASLSDYILKHYLPDSPSRERGQQGIFRALKDRNPDALKGVLHSLFAGIPHDWYRKNRMADYEGYYASVFYCCFVALGLDVKAEDVSNHGNMDMSPMALNLA
- a CDS encoding IS4 family transposase, with the protein product MLNYTRTPRDQQQKFFEKACKNFPHTAFYDCMMQGLITKIMDEFLPPYRKRIYTPLKTLSLFIEQVLKDNGSCQKSVNQIAIKTVVDNPDSIFSTNTGGYCKARQRLPLDLMRTLTYIISDFIEEEVPEQWLWNGRCVKAVDGTTAQCPDTKENQAEYPQPSSQKEGLGFPQCRIVGITSLSTGAMQDACIGPIKGKGSDEQSMLRSLYDNNINPGDILIGDAYFSSYFCXADIKLRGSDILMEQYGARKQSTDFRIGKKNGNRDHIIILKKPRKPDWMTQEHYDTAPESLTIREFKXGGKILVTTLLCSNKYPKEELSKLYRSRWHIELDIRAIKTIMGMDEFRCKSPEMIKKEFWVYMLAYNFIRLVMAQAAHSSGTQPRKLSFKHTVELWLNAMESIHLWSKEQLFAFFKLIAQQRVGNRPGRIEPRERKKRPKKFPRLNKPRDEKRLEIMKNWDVKC
- a CDS encoding PD-(D/E)XK nuclease domain-containing protein, yielding MYIFEFKMLDKKLSPGNALAQIKAKGYGEKYMEEAEMLCFVGVEFCKKDRNIKSFLWELQEKNTD
- a CDS encoding IS1634 family transposase; translation: EDIRQSTVREYGAFYLLHQIADKIGLLEALQKSNAEHWQELFVLACYLVTSGDPFLYCEQWVQNTECLPVGSMSSQRISELMGVISADQQNQFYQLWCKLRSEKEYLALDITSISSYSNLIDDVEWGYNRDHESLPQVNLCLLMGENSHLPIYQEFYSGSLKDVSTLKTTLSKLAIFTQNRPLRLVMDKGFYSIQNVNSMLEQADLRWLIAVPFTTGIAKKSVDSERKDIDRVTNTIVIGSDSIRAVTKEQAWNPEHRIYVHVYYNALKGAKIREDLYSYTARLRDFAKENPVMASGDAQYRKYLIIRRSTKQSSGYTVSIREDAVEKALGYAGWMVLISNDVSEATEALRIYRDKDVVEKGFDRMKNNLDLGRLRVHSNHNARNKTFVGFLALILLSKIHYTMLQEKLYCKMTMKELLLTLSKLRRQEIKGTKILFPLSRLQMTIFKAFGVKEPA